One window of Rhodothermales bacterium genomic DNA carries:
- a CDS encoding NAD(P) transhydrogenase subunit alpha, whose amino-acid sequence MLDNIIVFVLAAFVGREVISKVPQTLHTPLMSGSNAISGITIVGALVVAGMVEDSPYATYIGLAALIFATINVVGGFMVTDRMLQMFKKKD is encoded by the coding sequence ATGCTGGACAACATCATCGTATTCGTCCTGGCGGCCTTTGTGGGTCGTGAGGTAATCAGCAAGGTGCCGCAGACGCTGCACACCCCGCTTATGTCGGGCTCCAACGCCATCAGCGGGATCACCATTGTCGGCGCGCTCGTGGTGGCCGGCATGGTCGAAGACAGTCCGTACGCGACCTACATCGGCCTGGCAGCACTGATTTTCGCGACCATCAACGTGGTCGGCGGCTTCATGGTGACGGATCGCATGTTACAGATGTTCAAGAAGAAGGACTGA
- a CDS encoding YggS family pyridoxal phosphate-dependent enzyme, translated as MSIRANLDVVHERIARACLKSGRDPAEVTLVAVSKTFPLERLQAAADQGQMVFGENKAQELDEKATAWTSSDVEWHFIGHLQRNKAPVVARHADVFHALDSVRLARALDRRLEEENRTLRCLVQVNVSGEQSKFGLDPSALAPFLEEVAQFERLRIEGLMTLAAPTDDPEHVRPQFSLLRSLLSTPAPGGNTRLRALSMGMSGDFEVAIEEGATHVRVGSAIFGNRSYQ; from the coding sequence ATGAGCATTCGAGCCAACCTGGATGTGGTCCATGAGCGCATCGCCCGGGCGTGTCTGAAATCCGGCCGCGACCCGGCGGAGGTGACCCTGGTCGCGGTTTCGAAGACGTTTCCACTGGAGCGCCTTCAGGCAGCGGCCGACCAGGGCCAGATGGTCTTCGGGGAGAACAAGGCCCAGGAACTGGACGAAAAGGCCACGGCGTGGACATCCTCCGATGTCGAATGGCACTTCATCGGACACCTGCAACGCAACAAGGCACCGGTGGTCGCACGACATGCCGACGTATTCCACGCCCTGGACAGTGTGCGACTGGCGAGAGCCCTGGACCGACGATTGGAGGAGGAGAATCGCACGCTGAGATGCCTGGTGCAGGTGAACGTCAGCGGCGAGCAGTCCAAGTTCGGACTGGATCCGAGCGCCCTGGCTCCCTTTCTGGAGGAGGTCGCCCAGTTTGAGCGGCTGCGCATCGAGGGCCTTATGACTCTCGCCGCGCCCACGGATGATCCGGAGCACGTCCGTCCCCAGTTCTCACTCCTGCGCAGCCTGCTCTCGACCCCGGCTCCCGGGGGCAATACCCGACTGCGCGCGCTGTCCATGGGGATGAGCGGCGACTTTGAGGTGGCGATCGAAGAAGGGGCCACGCACGTGCGGGTAGGAAGCGCTATCTTCGGCAACAGGTCGTACCAGTAG
- a CDS encoding NAD(P)(+) transhydrogenase (Re/Si-specific) subunit beta: MNIIELVDVAYLVAAVLFISGLKQLTSPATARKGNQLASVGMLIAVVATLLVREIVTPVEMIGGLVLGAGIGVLLAKRVEMTGMPELVAAFNGFGGIASALVAGAEIARMMADGEPLSAASAVTIGLSVLIGMITFTGSFVAFGKLSGRINGNPVSFPGMRLITIVAALAAIGATVWMAMESGAFPDVPDGVINGAITLTVAAFLLGILLVIPIGGADMPVVVALLNSYSGLAASATGFVLDNTALIVSGALVGASGLILTNIMCVAMNRSLLNVLIGGFGGDSAEGADPARSMEGKSVTSTSPDDTAIMLAYAEKVIVVPGYGMAVAQAQHAVRELGDELEKRGVKVKYAIHPVAGRMPGHMNVLLAEANVSYDLLFEMDDINGEFDTCDVAIVIGANDVVNPAARHDKASPIYGMPILNVDKARTSIVLKRSMRPGYAGIQNELFFNHNNRMLFGDAKDSITEVVNELKAL; this comes from the coding sequence ATGAACATCATCGAACTGGTCGACGTCGCCTATCTGGTCGCGGCAGTCCTCTTCATTTCCGGGCTCAAGCAGCTGACTTCGCCGGCCACGGCGCGGAAGGGCAACCAGCTGGCTTCGGTCGGCATGCTCATCGCCGTAGTGGCGACCCTGCTGGTACGTGAGATCGTTACGCCGGTCGAGATGATCGGCGGGCTGGTCTTAGGCGCCGGAATCGGTGTCTTGTTGGCCAAACGCGTCGAAATGACCGGCATGCCGGAGCTCGTGGCGGCCTTCAACGGATTCGGCGGAATCGCGTCCGCCCTGGTTGCCGGCGCCGAAATCGCGCGCATGATGGCAGACGGCGAGCCGCTTAGCGCCGCCAGCGCAGTCACGATCGGCCTCTCCGTGCTGATCGGCATGATCACGTTCACGGGGTCGTTTGTGGCCTTTGGCAAGCTGTCCGGCCGCATCAACGGCAATCCCGTCTCGTTCCCCGGGATGCGACTCATCACGATTGTAGCGGCCCTCGCGGCGATCGGCGCTACGGTCTGGATGGCGATGGAGTCGGGCGCGTTCCCCGACGTTCCGGACGGGGTGATCAACGGCGCCATCACGCTCACGGTCGCGGCCTTCCTGCTCGGTATTCTGCTCGTCATACCGATTGGCGGCGCCGACATGCCGGTGGTCGTGGCGCTTCTGAACTCCTACTCGGGTCTGGCCGCATCGGCCACCGGATTCGTGCTCGACAACACGGCGCTCATCGTTTCCGGCGCGCTGGTGGGAGCCTCAGGACTGATCCTGACGAACATCATGTGCGTGGCGATGAACCGGTCGCTGCTGAACGTGCTGATCGGCGGGTTCGGCGGAGATTCCGCCGAGGGCGCAGATCCGGCGCGCTCGATGGAGGGCAAGTCGGTCACGTCCACCAGCCCGGACGACACCGCGATTATGCTCGCCTATGCCGAGAAGGTGATCGTGGTGCCCGGATACGGCATGGCCGTGGCGCAGGCCCAGCACGCCGTGCGCGAACTGGGAGACGAACTCGAAAAGCGCGGCGTGAAGGTCAAGTACGCCATCCACCCGGTTGCGGGCCGCATGCCGGGGCACATGAACGTGCTCCTGGCCGAAGCGAACGTCTCGTATGACCTGCTCTTCGAGATGGACGACATCAACGGCGAGTTCGATACGTGTGATGTCGCCATCGTGATCGGCGCCAACGACGTAGTCAACCCCGCCGCTCGCCATGACAAGGCCAGCCCGATCTACGGCATGCCGATTCTGAACGTGGACAAGGCCCGCACGTCCATCGTCCTGAAGCGCTCCATGCGTCCCGGCTACGCAGGCATCCAGAACGAGCTGTTCTTCAATCACAACAACCGCATGCTGTTTGGCGACGCCAAGGACAGCATCACGGAAGTCGTGAACGAGTTGAAGGCCCTCTAG
- a CDS encoding DivIVA domain-containing protein → MKLTALEIRKHEFARAFRGYDAEEVDAFLNMVAQHWQTVSQDMKRLEERLEEQAERINHYQKVEEALQHAVENAASASKEKLAAAETEAETRISDATTQAESTVRDAESKAEATLKDAESRATAQLADAEERASRRLSDAEQRASEALETAERRTTGMQRVAEERLRTVIAEAEARLETIQQAAEAARRAANRELERVESERQRLLQSFEEFMKDGLAYVGQFQQAVPPPELKEFEQVGPSVGPADVAGLADEVAAKPVRVSGVATDAVPAPQLLRDSDGPTEDSASQPASPERSSSVSAVAGGMPPAADALLEAEGFETEDGAADEAPEWVALDDGPSEAVDEQDAFLDELPSADDGFEDEAGSDMRLVSGQGEEVTPAEDDPDREFGAEEEIEKIRRILEDLDN, encoded by the coding sequence ATGAAGCTCACAGCACTTGAAATCCGCAAACATGAGTTCGCGAGAGCGTTCCGCGGATACGATGCCGAGGAGGTGGATGCTTTCCTGAACATGGTTGCCCAGCACTGGCAGACCGTGTCGCAGGACATGAAGCGACTCGAGGAGCGCCTCGAGGAGCAGGCGGAACGCATCAACCACTATCAAAAGGTGGAGGAGGCGCTCCAGCACGCCGTCGAGAACGCGGCATCCGCCAGCAAGGAAAAGCTCGCGGCGGCCGAGACCGAAGCCGAGACCCGCATCAGCGACGCGACGACACAGGCCGAGAGCACCGTGCGGGATGCGGAGAGCAAGGCGGAAGCCACGCTGAAGGACGCGGAATCGCGGGCCACGGCTCAATTGGCCGATGCCGAAGAACGTGCAAGTCGTCGTCTCTCGGACGCCGAGCAGCGGGCGAGCGAAGCGCTCGAGACCGCTGAACGGCGCACCACCGGGATGCAGCGTGTGGCGGAGGAACGTCTTCGCACCGTGATTGCAGAGGCGGAGGCGCGCCTGGAGACCATCCAGCAGGCGGCGGAAGCTGCCCGGCGTGCGGCCAACCGGGAGTTGGAGCGGGTAGAGAGCGAGCGCCAGCGCCTGCTGCAGTCCTTCGAGGAGTTCATGAAGGACGGTCTGGCCTACGTCGGTCAGTTTCAGCAAGCGGTGCCGCCGCCTGAACTGAAGGAGTTCGAGCAGGTGGGACCGTCTGTGGGACCCGCTGATGTGGCAGGGCTCGCCGATGAGGTGGCTGCCAAGCCCGTGAGGGTCTCCGGAGTGGCGACGGATGCAGTACCTGCGCCCCAACTGCTGAGAGATTCCGACGGTCCGACCGAGGATTCGGCGTCTCAGCCTGCGTCGCCGGAGCGCTCATCGTCTGTTTCTGCCGTGGCAGGAGGCATGCCGCCCGCCGCTGATGCCTTGCTTGAGGCGGAAGGGTTTGAGACGGAAGACGGCGCTGCAGACGAAGCCCCGGAGTGGGTCGCTCTGGACGACGGTCCCTCCGAGGCTGTCGATGAGCAGGATGCCTTTCTGGACGAGTTGCCTTCGGCGGATGATGGGTTTGAGGACGAGGCCGGATCCGACATGCGCCTGGTGAGCGGCCAGGGGGAGGAGGTGACCCCCGCCGAAGATGACCCCGACAGGGAATTTGGCGCGGAAGAGGAGATCGAAAAGATCCGCAGGATCCTCGAGGACCTGGACAATTGA
- a CDS encoding ABC transporter ATP-binding protein, which produces MPPVLAVRNLSKTYRSGGKPLHVLQDVTFDIQEGDTCAIVGPSGSGKTTLLGLAAGLDAPTSGTVELCGEEVGSLSEDERANLRNRYVGFVFQSFRLIPTLTALENVMVPAELRGDRDCRARAEELLTQVGLGDRMGHYPTQLSGGEQQRVALARAFINRPRILFADEPTGNLDTDTGVRIADLLFDLNRTAGTTLVLVTHDLELAGRTDRVIRLRAGAVHMDSAVVEVAEAG; this is translated from the coding sequence ATGCCTCCTGTCCTGGCTGTACGCAACCTGTCGAAAACCTATCGCAGCGGCGGAAAGCCTTTGCACGTTCTGCAAGACGTCACGTTTGACATCCAGGAAGGCGACACGTGTGCCATTGTCGGGCCCTCCGGCAGTGGAAAAACCACGCTGCTCGGATTGGCCGCCGGCCTGGACGCGCCGACCTCCGGAACGGTGGAGCTTTGCGGCGAAGAGGTAGGCAGTCTCTCGGAAGATGAGCGCGCCAACCTGCGCAACCGGTATGTAGGCTTTGTTTTTCAGTCTTTCCGGCTCATCCCCACGCTCACGGCTCTGGAAAACGTCATGGTGCCCGCCGAACTGCGCGGCGACCGCGACTGCCGGGCCCGAGCCGAGGAACTGCTCACTCAGGTCGGGCTCGGGGACCGCATGGGCCACTACCCGACGCAGCTTTCGGGGGGAGAGCAGCAACGTGTGGCCCTGGCGCGCGCGTTTATCAATCGGCCGCGCATCCTGTTTGCTGATGAGCCCACCGGCAATCTGGACACGGATACCGGGGTGCGCATCGCCGACTTGCTGTTTGATCTGAACCGCACCGCAGGAACCACGCTGGTGCTGGTCACCCACGACCTCGAACTGGCGGGTCGCACGGATCGCGTCATTCGCCTGAGGGCGGGCGCGGTGCACATGGACTCGGCGGTTGTCGAAGTCGCGGAGGCGGGCTGA
- a CDS encoding arylesterase, which yields MKKSLLYPLLAVVVLLTAACGSQAGENAPPEGSAASPTPTPRAQVAENSSGPRVLFFGDSITAGFGLREDQAFPALLDNRLDSLGIEAELVNAGLSGETTAAGLRRIDWVLQNHVDVLVLGLGGNDALRGVDLSSTRENLQGIVDKTRASNPEAVVVVAGMMIPPNFGPDYAREFAELFPELAQNNDAILIPFILDGVGGFDEYMLPDQIHPNEAGHRKVADLVEPYLLEALERVPQQAS from the coding sequence ATGAAAAAGTCGCTGCTATACCCCCTTCTCGCCGTCGTGGTTCTTCTCACAGCGGCTTGCGGATCGCAGGCGGGAGAGAACGCACCTCCTGAGGGTTCGGCGGCTTCTCCTACGCCAACTCCCCGAGCCCAGGTTGCGGAGAACAGCTCCGGGCCGCGGGTACTGTTCTTTGGTGATTCCATCACGGCCGGCTTTGGATTACGGGAGGACCAGGCCTTCCCGGCCCTTCTGGACAATCGCCTGGACTCGCTGGGCATCGAAGCAGAGTTGGTTAACGCAGGGCTCAGCGGAGAAACCACGGCGGCCGGTCTGCGCCGCATTGATTGGGTACTCCAGAACCATGTCGACGTGCTCGTACTGGGGCTTGGAGGCAACGATGCCCTTCGCGGCGTCGACCTCTCATCTACCCGCGAGAACCTTCAAGGCATCGTGGACAAAACCCGCGCATCGAACCCGGAGGCCGTGGTGGTCGTCGCCGGCATGATGATTCCTCCCAATTTCGGCCCCGACTACGCGCGTGAGTTTGCGGAGCTCTTTCCCGAGCTGGCGCAGAACAATGACGCCATCCTGATTCCCTTCATTCTGGACGGCGTCGGCGGATTCGACGAATACATGCTGCCGGACCAGATCCACCCGAATGAGGCGGGCCATCGCAAGGTGGCCGATTTGGTGGAGCCGTACTTGCTTGAGGCCCTGGAACGCGTGCCGCAGCAGGCCTCGTAG
- a CDS encoding Re/Si-specific NAD(P)(+) transhydrogenase subunit alpha, with translation MSYTVGVPEETLSGERLVSLTPEVVGRLVKGGATVKVERGAGKGAFHSDGDYEAAGAQIVKRKEAFSCDVVTKVRPPDKKEIGLLEKGGVLIGFLSPLDQPETAQALAKQGVTALAMELVPRISRAQKMDALSALSGVAGYRAVLEAAIRLPKFFPLLTTAAGTVRPANVLVLGAGVAGLQAIATARRLGARVSGYDIRDVVREEIQSLGATFVELEIEMDAMQDSGGYAKALVAEKAKQQTKLLVPFIGKSDVVITTALIPGRAAPTLITREAVEAMAPGSVIVDLAAPNGGNCELTEPGKTVEEHGVTIVGSTNLPAEMPVHASQLYAKTLLAILQEFTGEDGFTPNFDDEVFAGACVTHDGEVVHERVKSILQSA, from the coding sequence ATGTCCTACACGGTCGGCGTCCCGGAGGAAACCCTCTCCGGTGAGCGCCTGGTCTCCCTCACACCGGAAGTTGTTGGACGTTTGGTCAAGGGCGGTGCCACCGTCAAGGTGGAGCGTGGCGCGGGAAAGGGCGCATTCCACAGCGACGGAGACTATGAGGCCGCAGGGGCGCAGATTGTCAAACGCAAGGAAGCGTTCTCCTGCGATGTCGTCACCAAGGTGCGCCCGCCGGACAAGAAGGAGATCGGGCTGCTTGAAAAGGGCGGAGTGCTCATCGGATTTCTCAGCCCTCTCGACCAGCCGGAGACGGCGCAGGCACTCGCCAAACAGGGCGTCACTGCACTGGCGATGGAGTTGGTGCCGCGCATTTCACGCGCGCAGAAAATGGACGCGCTCAGCGCGCTCAGCGGTGTGGCCGGATACCGCGCCGTGCTCGAGGCGGCAATCCGCCTGCCCAAGTTCTTCCCGCTGCTGACGACGGCCGCGGGCACGGTGCGTCCGGCGAATGTGCTCGTGCTGGGAGCAGGTGTCGCTGGCCTCCAGGCCATTGCCACCGCCCGCCGGCTGGGTGCGCGTGTATCGGGGTACGACATCCGCGACGTGGTGCGCGAGGAAATCCAGAGCCTCGGAGCCACCTTCGTCGAGCTCGAGATCGAGATGGACGCCATGCAGGACTCCGGCGGCTACGCGAAGGCGCTCGTGGCTGAGAAGGCCAAGCAGCAGACCAAACTGCTGGTCCCGTTCATCGGCAAGAGCGACGTCGTGATCACGACCGCGCTCATTCCGGGCCGCGCGGCACCGACGCTGATCACCAGGGAGGCCGTGGAAGCCATGGCTCCGGGCAGTGTGATCGTGGACCTGGCCGCACCCAACGGCGGCAATTGTGAGCTTACCGAGCCCGGAAAAACGGTTGAGGAACACGGAGTGACCATCGTCGGCTCCACCAACCTGCCCGCCGAAATGCCGGTGCACGCCAGCCAGCTTTACGCCAAGACGCTGCTGGCCATCCTGCAGGAATTCACGGGAGAAGACGGGTTCACGCCCAACTTTGACGACGAGGTTTTCGCCGGCGCCTGTGTCACGCACGACGGAGAGGTCGTGCACGAGCGCGTCAAATCCATCCTGCAATCAGCCTGA
- a CDS encoding ABC transporter permease, whose amino-acid sequence MRWILSMAWRDSRGSRRRMLLFVGSMVLGVAALVAINSFGTNLRSAIDEQAKALLGADMSLESDVAFADSIEVLIAEIGGEQSRRTSFQSMAQFESGVRLSTVRAQDGIYPWYGAVETDPPEAATGWVERGEALVDQTLFREFDLAVGDSVRIGYTSYRIGGRLLQTPRESAAAGLVSPRVYIPIANVDTTLFGFGSQADYEVYFRFTDGRDYEALADSLRPALRPADVGVDSVFEEQENWDESLTNLYRFLSLVGFIALLLGSLGVASAVHVYIRQRIDTVATLRCFGAKSSTTIMVYAVQALGMGLIGATVGALIGIGIQLFVPTLLADALPVDVEFALAPGAILLGAGIGVGVTVLFALLPLLAVRGISPLRAIRAQVDPVDEGRTDGLTWLIRGIVAAGVIVFSMLQAPSPMYGFWYAVAIAAVFGALALLARGLIWAVQRIRSTSMPYVARQGLANLHRPNNQTLLLTLALGLGTFLIGIMLVTERTLVAQVDLSGRAESPNLVFFDIQTDQVEGVRAVLEEEAVPVVDEVALVTMRIASVKGRTVEEIRADSTREGPRWPFFREYRSTYRGNLTSSETLVAGEFTPSWSLSDGAIPVSVEQDLAADLDVALGDTIVWDVQGVDMTTVIGSVREVDWRRVQTNFFFVFPEGILEAAPQFTVVLARAPNADESADAQAAVARAYPNVSAIDVSLVLSVFEAIFSRIEFVIRFMALFSILTGFVVLFGAVLTSRLQRISETVLLKTLGASGRQVVRIMLVEYIALGALASLTGLGLALLGGWALAQFVFETPVATGGPVLLWISAGVVGLVVMIGVLSSRGVYRLPALEVLRSEG is encoded by the coding sequence ATGCGCTGGATTCTTTCCATGGCCTGGCGAGACAGCCGGGGCAGCAGGCGTCGCATGCTGCTGTTTGTCGGATCCATGGTGCTCGGCGTTGCGGCGCTGGTGGCGATCAACTCGTTCGGCACCAACCTGCGAAGCGCCATCGACGAGCAAGCCAAGGCACTTCTGGGCGCCGACATGTCCCTCGAGTCCGACGTGGCCTTCGCAGACTCGATTGAGGTGCTGATTGCCGAGATCGGCGGCGAGCAATCTCGCAGGACGTCCTTTCAGAGCATGGCGCAGTTCGAAAGCGGTGTTCGGCTGTCCACGGTACGTGCCCAGGACGGGATTTATCCCTGGTACGGTGCCGTGGAGACAGACCCCCCGGAAGCCGCGACCGGCTGGGTAGAGCGTGGGGAGGCGCTGGTAGACCAGACGCTGTTTCGCGAGTTTGATCTGGCGGTTGGAGACTCCGTGCGCATCGGATACACCTCGTACCGGATCGGAGGCAGGCTGCTGCAGACGCCCCGGGAGTCGGCTGCGGCGGGGCTGGTATCGCCGCGTGTATACATCCCGATAGCCAACGTCGATACCACCTTGTTCGGCTTCGGCTCTCAGGCGGACTATGAGGTGTATTTTCGCTTTACCGACGGACGGGACTACGAAGCGCTGGCAGATTCGCTGCGTCCCGCCCTCAGGCCCGCCGATGTCGGTGTGGACTCGGTGTTTGAGGAGCAGGAGAACTGGGACGAGTCCCTGACAAACCTCTACCGTTTTCTGAGTCTGGTCGGCTTCATAGCGTTGCTGCTGGGCAGCCTTGGTGTTGCGAGCGCCGTGCATGTGTACATCCGCCAGCGGATCGACACGGTGGCCACACTGCGTTGCTTTGGAGCCAAGAGCAGCACCACGATCATGGTCTACGCCGTGCAGGCCCTGGGCATGGGCCTCATCGGTGCCACGGTCGGTGCCCTGATCGGCATCGGAATCCAGCTGTTTGTGCCGACGCTACTGGCCGATGCGCTGCCGGTCGACGTGGAATTTGCGCTTGCTCCCGGAGCCATTCTCCTGGGGGCAGGGATCGGAGTCGGAGTCACGGTGCTGTTTGCGCTTCTGCCGCTCCTGGCGGTTCGAGGGATCTCTCCGCTGAGGGCCATTAGAGCCCAGGTTGACCCGGTGGACGAAGGGCGCACGGACGGGCTGACCTGGCTCATCCGTGGCATCGTTGCGGCCGGCGTAATTGTGTTTTCGATGCTGCAGGCCCCATCGCCCATGTACGGGTTCTGGTATGCCGTCGCGATTGCGGCCGTTTTCGGAGCCCTTGCCCTGCTTGCGCGCGGGTTGATCTGGGCGGTGCAACGGATTCGCAGCACGTCCATGCCGTACGTGGCCCGGCAGGGGCTGGCAAATCTGCATCGTCCAAACAACCAGACCCTGCTTCTGACTCTTGCATTGGGCCTGGGCACGTTCCTGATTGGCATCATGCTCGTCACGGAGCGCACCCTCGTTGCGCAGGTGGACCTGTCGGGGCGCGCGGAGTCACCGAACCTGGTGTTCTTCGACATCCAGACCGACCAGGTGGAAGGCGTTCGCGCTGTTCTGGAAGAGGAGGCTGTGCCCGTGGTGGACGAGGTGGCCCTCGTTACGATGCGCATTGCGTCTGTCAAGGGGCGGACTGTGGAGGAGATTCGGGCGGATTCGACCAGGGAGGGGCCGCGCTGGCCGTTCTTCCGTGAGTACCGCTCGACCTACCGCGGCAACCTGACCAGCTCGGAAACGCTGGTGGCCGGGGAGTTCACCCCCTCCTGGAGCCTGTCCGATGGGGCTATTCCAGTGTCCGTCGAGCAGGATCTGGCGGCCGATCTCGACGTGGCTCTCGGGGATACGATTGTGTGGGATGTACAGGGCGTCGACATGACGACCGTGATCGGAAGTGTGCGCGAGGTGGACTGGCGGCGCGTACAGACCAACTTCTTCTTTGTCTTCCCAGAGGGGATTCTGGAAGCGGCGCCGCAATTCACTGTGGTGCTCGCTCGGGCTCCCAATGCTGACGAGTCGGCGGACGCCCAGGCCGCAGTGGCGCGTGCCTATCCCAACGTCTCGGCCATCGACGTGTCGCTCGTCTTGAGTGTCTTCGAGGCCATCTTCAGCCGAATCGAATTTGTGATCCGGTTCATGGCACTGTTTTCGATCCTGACAGGCTTCGTGGTGCTGTTCGGAGCGGTGCTTACCAGTCGCCTGCAGCGCATCAGTGAGACAGTGCTTCTGAAAACGCTCGGCGCCTCCGGCCGCCAGGTGGTGCGCATCATGCTGGTGGAGTACATCGCCTTGGGCGCCCTGGCATCGCTGACCGGGTTGGGCCTGGCTTTGCTCGGAGGCTGGGCACTGGCCCAGTTCGTGTTCGAGACACCGGTTGCTACCGGAGGTCCGGTCCTGCTCTGGATTTCGGCGGGCGTGGTGGGCCTTGTGGTGATGATCGGCGTGCTCAGCAGTCGCGGCGTATACAGGCTACCGGCACTCGAGGTGCTCCGCAGCGAAGGATGA